The Desulfatiglans sp. genomic sequence TCGGGCGCACTGTTTGTGTGGAGTGTGCTGAAGACCAGGTGGCCTGTAAGAGATGCCTCTATACCGGTCGAAACAGTCTCATGATCACGCATCTCACCAACCATGATCACATCAGGGTCTGCCCTCAAAAATGAACGCATGGCAGCAGCAAAATCAAACCCGATTTTTGGCAGCACCTGCACCTGTCTTAACCCCTTCTGGGTGATCTCAACAGGATCTTCTGCTGTCCATATCTTTGTATCCGGTTTGTTTATATAATGTAATGCAGCATGGAGAGTTGTGGTTTTACCGCTCCCGGTAGGTCCAACAACAAGGACTATCCCGTATGGTTGTGAAATAAGATGGGTGAACAGCTTATAATTTCTTTCACTAAAACCCATTGCATCAAGCGGGATAGGTTCGCCCGCAGCGAGGATACGCATTACAACATCCTCTTCACCGCCAACAGTTGGGATTGTTGCAACCCTGAGTTCTATATCAAGCGAGGCGAATTTTTTGAATTTGATCTTGCCGTCCTGGGGTTTTCTTCTTTCAGAAATATCAAGCTCAGACATGATCTTTATCCTGGATACGATCGCCCTTTTATAATGATACGGTATGGTCTGATATTTAGCGCAAGACCCGTCTACCCTGAATCGTATCTCAGCCCCTGACTTTCCAGGGTATGGCTCAACATGGATATCCGATGCATTCTTTTTGTATCCGTCTGTTATGATCTTATTTACAAGCTGGACAATAGCGCTGTCATCCTCTGTCATCATCTCGGTTGAGTCATCATCAGCATCAACTGCATCAGTATCAAGTTTTGCCATGATATCATGTATAGAGTCGCTCTCCACAACCTGGGGGGTGCCGTAAAAGTAATCAAGAAACCGGATTATATCATCCCTTAAACCCACACAGAACTCATAGGTCGCTGCCTGTATAAGGCTCTTTATGCTGTCAACCTTGTCAAGGCGCTGTGGGTTATCTATGAGTATCTTCACCCTGCCCCCTTCCCTTGATAGCGGCACCCATAAATTGTTTTTAAGGTAAACATGTTTGAGCCTTGCAAGAAGATCACCGGGGATCGGAAAATTGCTGTCATAGGGCACATAGTCACAGCCATAGAATTCACCCAGGGATTTCCCAATATCATTTTTCTTCACCTTGAAGTCATTAATAAACACGGTTTCAATTGAAACCTTCTGTTCCCTTGCCATTATAATGGCCTGTTCAAGCTCCTTTTCTGTTATCAGGCTGTTATTTATCAAATAGTCAAACCGCGTCTTTTTCCGGGTTTTCTGGACGAGTTTTATCTGGTTATAAAAGGCAATACCCAGCACCTTGGCCATTTCAATCGCAGAATTCTGGTCTTCAAGGGTAAACCTGTCGCCATTGTTTTTGTTTATAAGCTGGAGCACACCGATAATTGTATTCTTGAAAAATATGGGCACAGTGAGTACCTGCTTTGTCCTGAAGCTGTTTTTTTCGTCCCAGCTCCTGTCAAAGGTGAGCGCCCTGTTGATCATGGATAGTTCATGGCCGTCATAGGCGTTTAATATGTTTGTCACCTGCGCATTATTGGCGGTGTAGCCGGCTATGCTCTCATTGTTTATGGGCACTCGGATCTCTTTTGGTGTGGCGCCTCCTGCCTTAAGACGCTGGTAAAGCTCCTTTCTTTTATGATCAATCACATATATGCTGATCCTCTCTGTATTAAAGAGGCTCAGGATCTGGCTGTTAAGGTTGAGAAATATCTCATCCATGTCCCTTGCGGAGTGGATCTGGTTGGCAATGTCGTTTAGCGCCTTGTAGTAAGATAACTTTTCTTTTTGAGCTGTAGTGTCCTTTGTTTCGTCTGACATGGCAGTTCCCCTCACCGTGTTAGAAAACCTGTTGAAAAACTACACTAAAAATACTTTAGAATTGCTGCTAACAATCAATAATATTTTTTTCATGAACCAGTGATTTTCACCCTGTAAACTGCCAGAAATAATAGTTTATTTAAGCCAAAAATAAAAGGTAAAAAGAAAAGCTCCTTACCTCGCTTCTGATTCTCCTTGCTGGCTAAGTTCCATGTCAGGAAATAACCCAAAACCTGTTGACAATACATAAACCATTTCTGATAATGCTCAGGTCTTTTCAGTTTAAGCCTTGTTGGATTGCTTCGCTTAATCCAACCAACGATTCAAATTTTTATGCGCTCGAAGTGGGTTCCTGATGCCTGACCTAATACCAAAACATGGCGGTTACCGGAAGCTTAAAAGCTTTCAGATCGCACAACTGGTATATGATGTGACAGTGCGGTTCTGTGATAAGTATATTGATAAGCGCAGTCGCACCCATGATCAGATGGTACAGGCAGCGCGTTCCGGGGTTCAGAACATAGCGGAGGGCTCACAGGCATCCGCGACCTCTAAAAAGACCGAGCTAAAACTTACTCAGGTGGCAAGGGCCAGCCTTGAAGAGCTCAGACTGGACTATGAGGATTATTTAAGACAGCATGGGCTAAAACTGTGGGAGAGAGAAAACCCTTTAAGACAGGAGCTTATTGATAAGAGGTGTCAGACTGCAGATGAACTTGCCTCATGGGTTGTGGAAGTAGCTAAGAGGGGTGGACAGGATGGACAGAAAGTACCAGATGGACAAAGTCCAATAATGTCCACAAAGTCCACAGGGTCCAAACTGTTCAGGATTTTTCAGGAGCTTTCAGCAAACGCTGCCCTTATCCTGATAGTTGTGGCAAATTCTCTTCTGGATCGCCAGGTTGAGAGGCTTGCCCAGGATTTTGAAAAAGAGGGTGGTTTTACAGAGAGGCTTTACAGGGTTCGGAGTGAAAAGCGGAGAAAAACATTTTAAACATTGAAA encodes the following:
- the tadA gene encoding Flp pilus assembly complex ATPase component TadA; translation: MSDETKDTTAQKEKLSYYKALNDIANQIHSARDMDEIFLNLNSQILSLFNTERISIYVIDHKRKELYQRLKAGGATPKEIRVPINNESIAGYTANNAQVTNILNAYDGHELSMINRALTFDRSWDEKNSFRTKQVLTVPIFFKNTIIGVLQLINKNNGDRFTLEDQNSAIEMAKVLGIAFYNQIKLVQKTRKKTRFDYLINNSLITEKELEQAIIMAREQKVSIETVFINDFKVKKNDIGKSLGEFYGCDYVPYDSNFPIPGDLLARLKHVYLKNNLWVPLSREGGRVKILIDNPQRLDKVDSIKSLIQAATYEFCVGLRDDIIRFLDYFYGTPQVVESDSIHDIMAKLDTDAVDADDDSTEMMTEDDSAIVQLVNKIITDGYKKNASDIHVEPYPGKSGAEIRFRVDGSCAKYQTIPYHYKRAIVSRIKIMSELDISERRKPQDGKIKFKKFASLDIELRVATIPTVGGEEDVVMRILAAGEPIPLDAMGFSERNYKLFTHLISQPYGIVLVVGPTGSGKTTTLHAALHYINKPDTKIWTAEDPVEITQKGLRQVQVLPKIGFDFAAAMRSFLRADPDVIMVGEMRDHETVSTGIEASLTGHLVFSTLHTNSAPETITRLLDMGMDSFNFADAILGILAQRLVRTLCKACKEPYHPDKKEYDDLVRAYAGDFDALGTAYTDDLKLYRAKGCEKCNNTGYKGRTGIIELLDGTDRMRNLIQEKAKMEALREQAIKDGMTTLMQDGIRKVFLGLTDIQQVRKVCVK
- a CDS encoding four helix bundle protein is translated as MPDLIPKHGGYRKLKSFQIAQLVYDVTVRFCDKYIDKRSRTHDQMVQAARSGVQNIAEGSQASATSKKTELKLTQVARASLEELRLDYEDYLRQHGLKLWERENPLRQELIDKRCQTADELASWVVEVAKRGGQDGQKVPDGQSPIMSTKSTGSKLFRIFQELSANAALILIVVANSLLDRQVERLAQDFEKEGGFTERLYRVRSEKRRKTF